One part of the Alligator mississippiensis isolate rAllMis1 chromosome 3, rAllMis1, whole genome shotgun sequence genome encodes these proteins:
- the LOC109283942 gene encoding uncharacterized protein LOC109283942, with the protein MEPGSGICKHFLSPGFQVFQKILSEGQRRSFVQRALAGVLDINMCVSRAALILLYAMLGEAGYLIGDKEEEIPARIMRKLLHEGLQTAAQRAAGPQPAGKLLQHPLPSAAAQGPFCRYRPLSSAPADQGPVKRKMESHGTNTNLLPLVCEELSPLSPKTPGLALALHCAPFPSPPAIARAHFTPCPQPYTPGSVCSSPQGLTGHGNQVSHIQNDCCNDLGI; encoded by the exons atggagcctggctctgggATATGCAAACACTTTCTGTCCCCTGGGTTTCAGGTGTTTCAAAAGATCTTATCAGAGGGGCAAAGGAGATCTTTCGTGCAGAGGGCACTTGCGGGGGTGCTGGACATCAACATGTGTGTCAGCCGTGCTGCGCTGATCCTCCTCTATGCCATGCTGGGGGAAGCCGGCTACCTGATCGGGGACAAG GAGGAAGAAATCCCCGCCAGGATCATGAGGAAGCTGCTTCATGAAGGGCTTCAAACAGCTGCCCAGAgagctgcagggccacagcctgctggcaagctcctccagcaccccctcccctctgcagcagcccaagGTCCCTTCTGCAGGTACcgtcccctctcctctgcccctgcgGATCAGGGACCTGTGAAAAGAAAGATGGAGTCTCACGGCACCAACACAAACCTTCTCCCTTTGGTGTGTGAGGAGTTGTCCCCCCTGTCCCCAAAAACACCTGGCCTGGCATTAGCTCTCCACTGCGCCccattcccttctcctcctgccattgCCAGGGCCCatttcaccccctgcccccagccctacaCACCAGGCAGTGTGTGTTCATCTCCCCAGGGATTAACAGGACATGGAAATCAGGTCTCCCACATCCAAAATGACTGCTGTAACGACTTAGGCATCTGA